The Vigna unguiculata cultivar IT97K-499-35 unplaced genomic scaffold, ASM411807v1 contig_543, whole genome shotgun sequence genome contains the following window.
TTACTGGTTCATCTGGTGCATATTCTTTAGTTGGGTGGGAGCTTTCCCCCATCTTGGCTAGACAGGTTTATAGGCCGATCTTCTTACTTCTCTTCGCATCTCGAAAGACGCAAAAGATCTGTTATTAGCTTATTCAAGCAGTCGAGGGTCCTTAATCTTTTTTGCCTACTTGCCTTTTTCCTTACAGCCTATATATATAGACTGAGGGCATTCTCGCAGCTACTTATTGCAAACAGCCTTTTTTTTTGTCCTAACTGCGCATTTGAAGCTTCTTCTATCAAAGAGCTTGGGCATCTTTCGATGAGTAGGTCCGGAAAGAGACTGAAGGCATCCCTATGTGGTTAACATTTCCCTGAGATGCCCAGCCTTTATAGACAAGTAATCCATCCCGCCATTCCTTATTGCGCACTTTCAGTGTGAATAAGAAGAAGAGCAATCTCTAGTTTCGAATCTAGTCTCGGCATCAATCCCAAAGGCCTCTAGTCCCAGAAAAAGACTTCAAAGAAGTAGCTCGTGGAACTGAGTTCCGCTAACCGCTTCTTGCTAACAAAGCTGTCCAATTCAATGAATGTGTTTACGTCCTCTCTTCTTAGTCTACGATTATCCCTGCTCTTCCTCAGATGTGGATATAAAAACCTGGTCGAAAGTAGAAATGTGTGATTGGCTTCGTCCCGGTAATTCCTTCCCCTAAAGAAATAGCAGTAGACCGTATTGTATTCAATAGTTGCCGAAGGGGCCAGGCCTTCCTCACAGCGCCCGCCATTGCCATTGATTTTAGCACACCGGAAACCCTCACAGTAAGAGTGGATAGGCTTACACCGGTGAATTTAAGCTTTTGTAGATGATGGATGACCGAATCAGGGAAAAGTGTGGCCCATTCATCGCTCGCCAAGGCCCTATCCAACCTTGCCAGTCTAGTCCCCCTTCTCCAAGTAGAATTTGTGCCTACATAGCAAAAATCGATTAAGCCCTTCATCTGCACGAAGTTttgaaaagaagaagaggaaggcCTAGTACCTCGGGCTCCACCTTTCCTGTCCTCATAAGTTATAGTAGCATTCCCATCTCCAGCTAGGAGCCATGGAAGGGACATGTTCATCATGATGGCTGAAAGGTCTTGCCAGAAGAATTTCCTTTCAGTGGGCTTTGGGCTCCCATAGATGGCCGAGAAGAAGGACAATATCAATCAACTAATCCATAACGAAGGACAGGAATGAATGAAGCTGCACCTTGGCAGTTCCAGACCAAGAGAGACATATTCATGAGAGAGAGGGGGATTAGTGCTCCATCTTGGAgctttcttcattctttttctgTCCGTTATGACCCTTTCCTCGCTAAGTTCATCTAGAGATTTTCATTAATGGCTTTGATTCTATCGGGGTAAAGGACTGAAATTGGACATTCTTCACTTTGAGGCCCCTTTCTTTGTAGTTTCACCCCTGGAGACGAAAGCCCTTGATCCGGAGGCTTTGGGGGCATCTTCTCTTTCCGCGTGGATAAATTAGATAGCACGTGGATCTGAGCTGGCTGATCCTCTTTTGCTTGCGCATCACTCTTCTTCGCGGGTCCCTCAATGGCTTTGATTTTCAAGCAAGCCTAGCCGATTGAACTACAACGGCCGAATGCTTCTCTTGATCGAGTGAGGGAGAGGTACCGTACTTTCTCCTTACCAGTCGAGATACTGCCTAGCCTTGTACGCATTGGAGGGGGCATATAGATGCCAAACCTTCTTCGTGATAGACGCGTCTGTCCTGGGTTGGCTGGACGAGGCCTTGGGAGAGCTGGATTGGCGGTTTGATCTGGGTGGAGCAGCTTTTTTGCCTTTTGTCATCTTTTACTTTTGGCTCCCTATCCCTAGGCGAGGCTTTTTTTTGAAGTCCCAGGAATAACAGAGCTAATCTGTCGCCTCTTGAGTCTCCTTCTTGTCCCTCTCCTAGAGTCTGAAGTGAGTTCTCCGAGGAGGCTAGGACGTCAAACCTAGACCCCGTaatttcactaggtggctgactCTCATTGATCAGCTTTTTTCTAGCCCTGTCAGATCTCCATGCTCGCCTTCGGACCTGCATCCAAGGGCCCTACCTCTCTCCCTCGGCGATATTCCCGGCAGCTTGAGGTTGGGCAGTCTCCGGCGGCAACTCGCCTTTCTTCTAAGGGCAGTTGTCCTGAAGGTGTCCATATCTCACACAGTGGTAACAGATAGTAGGGAGCCATTCATATTCAACCCTCAAGGCATGATCATCGACTTTGATTTTGGAAACTAGCGGTTTAGAGAGATCAATAATGAACGCTAGACGAGCAAATCGGCCTCTATCTCCAGTTTCCGTCTTCTAATCAATATCCATCCTAATAACCTCGCCAAGAACCTGTGCGATTGCCCTCAAGACGCTCGACTGATAATAACGCTAGGGCAGTCCCGGAAGTCTGACCCACGCAAAGACTTTATGGATCCTTAGATTGAGCGGCGAGAAGGAAGGTTGCCAGGGTTGCACCCTTAAATAGTGACCAAAGATTCACCAGGGTCCTCCAAGCAGAGCATTCTGATAGTCTTGGGCATTCTGGAACTTTACAATGAAAGAGTCACCTTCAAGATCGGCTAGTTGAAGAGGTACAGTCCGCTTCCAGAGGTTCATTATTTTGTCATGAAGCCTTCGATAACCCATGGATCTTACAAGCTGCTTTACAACAACAGCAAGTCTCATGCTTTGATTGAGCAAGTCGTCTATGCGAGAGGAGAACTGGATAGAGGGCATTACTTCCTCCTGCACCATATCCTTCTTATCCCTTCCTTCTTCGCTGATCATTTCAGAGCCATTATCCACTTCTTCCTCAAAAATTTCAACAACGGGAGGGGGATCTTCTTCCTCAGTTCTTATCTTCACCTTCTTCGTCGATCCATTGTTCTCAGGATGTGGCGGAGGTTCTTCTTTCTCACAAAGCTCAACGGCGACAGTGCACTCCATTTTCAGAGATAGACCTGTCTTGAAACGGCTTTTACAATCCTACACTTGCCTTATCTTACCCTTGACTCTCTCTCTCGATAGAGACTGAAAACTTGACCAATAAGAGCGAATCGTTGCTGTAGTCGATTGCTCCGGAATTGGACACCTTCCTCCAACAGCCCATAATTCCAGATCATGATGGCGGAGACAAAAGAAGTTTGGGGCGCAGTTCGCTCCTCGCTtttgttcaattataaataactaTCCAGTTTGATGGAGATTTGTAGCATCATTCAAGTAAATACAGATTGAGATCGTAGAAACATGAGCTTGTGATATAGCTACACCTAATTCCGGACCGGTTAATGCAAGAACTATAAATAAAGGACCAAGATCTCCTATGAAATAGAAAAGATCATTCATACATAGCATAGTCCAAGCGGACCCACTTAAAATCTTTACTGAACTATGACCGGCCATCATATTAGCAAATAAACGTATTCCTGAGCTTAATGCGCGAAAACAATGAGGGATTAGCTCAAGGAGTACTAAAAAAGGTGCTAACGGCAGTGGGACCCCTGCGGGTAATGAGAAGCTTAAAAAATGAAGCCCATTTCTTTGAAATCCCACTATAGTAATGccaataaaaatagaaaatgagagACCCAAAGTAATGAGAAAATGACTTGTAACTGTGAAGCTATAAGGTATCATACCCTGGGGATTACAAAATAACGAAAAAGTAAAAGTGACCAAGATGCAAGGGAAAAacttttgtttcacatttccgGCTATTTGTTCGTTTACCAGGTTCGGCACGAAATCATAAATAAGCTCTACCAAGGATTGCCAAGCATTGGGTACTGACTTTCCTCCTccatttttagtaacaaaatgAAACAGCAGTAAGACCAAACTGAGAGTGAGCAGCATAAACAATGAGGGATTTGTGAATGAGAAATACAAGTCACCTATCTTCATATCCATCAATGGGATTATCTCAAATTGATCAAGAGGGCTTGATAGGGAGTCCCCTGCATCACAAGGAGCAATTGTGAGGAATAGCCATTTGAATTGAATAGTGAAATACCATTTGAATTGAATAGCGAAATACcatataacaataacaaaaaaagcAAGGGTTACGGTTTTTACCCGCTCGATCCattgaaatttattaacttCTGTTCCTTTTCCCCCGGGTCTGTTGGGGTAAGGGGTTCCGGGCCTTTTCGGCTTCGGCTGCTGTGATCCCGTACCTCCTTGACCTCCATTATCTTTTTCAtctttgtcttctttttcttttccctcaacttctttcccttttccttcttcttttccttttcccCCGGGTCTAGGGGTGTCCATCCTTTGCAGTTTCGGCGGCTGTAATACCGTACCTCCTTGACCTCCATGACCTCCTTGATCTCCTTGACCTCCATCACCTCCTTGACCTAAATTCTCATTTGGACAGATCCCCCTACGACATGGGACCCCCCAAAAACCAAAgctttttttttgttcctccATAGAATATAACAGTCTTTGTGATCCGCTTTACTTACTTTCGTTAGGAAAGACTTGTCAGAAATGTGTATGTGCTTGGTTGTTGACCAAGAAAGACATGGGAAAAAGACCAAAGCTATCAGAAAGACTAAGAAAGAGAAACCCAAGAAAACTTCGTTCTACTTGCATGTATTAAGCATATAGCCTAACTAGCATGATTGGGCCCTGCAGTGGTAGAACCAACCTGGTGAACCAGGCGTACTACTTCCCAACGTGGACCTTTCTTCTCTTATGATATTTCGAAAAAAAAAGCGCCCCTAAATGCTAAAATTTACGAGAATTCGAAAGACAGGGATCGGGGAGAGGGGAAATGAATTTGACAGCTATATCTATTGATCGAGAAAGCTTGGCTTGGGCGGACAACCGCGTAAGATATGACTAGAAGATCTTCCATTTCTTCCTTGTTACGAACGAGGTACCGAATTGAGTTGATAGTGATAGATCGTAGTGCTACTAGCCCTGCTGGGAAAAACCAGAGGGAAAAAGCCCGGAGGGAAGTGGCCCAGCGGAATCGCGCTCTATCGGTACGCTGTAAGATGAAGGAAGAAACTTGGTGAAGTTCAGGCATTTCTTGGGCCAAGTATACCATTGAAAGAAAACCTTGGTTGGACTATcactatatataataaagttacAGCTTTTTCATCCTCTAGGTAGGGATCAGATTGATTTAGCTGTAACGATACCCCGATTGTCCGAGTCCAAAAAGATCGGATTTGTGCTAATGCGGATTTGATAGCGCCATTTTCTTTCGATTTAGGCCATGCCTTTAGGCTGTCGAGTGAGGATTGGCCAAGGCTCGAATTGACTCAAAAGTTGGCTCAAAAGAAGCATCAAAAGCTGCACCGGCATAAGCCGAGGCAGAGCCTACCTTCGTTCGAGCCCGGCGTTCGCTGGTACTTTACTTACTGGTGCAATCGAGATTAGTTCAGCCTGTGCAAACACGGATCTCTACTTCTTTATTATACTAGTCTATATAGTCTCCGTCTATTTATTATTGGATGTGGGATTCCTCTCAAGCAATTGGTGATCCGGGCTATTTCTCTAAAGTAGATTGATTTGGCACAGGACGGGTATATTTGAACCAAGGGAAaatgagatttaaaaaataacttattaagAGTTGAAAGACTCGTGCTTTTTTTGTCAAGGACAAGGGAATCACTCGTCTTATTCATCAGGcctgaaagaaaaaatagggcTTAAAAGGGTGGTTTGTCTCTCGGAATTGGCTCTTCCACCCTTTCGTTTCTGAAAAAAGGGCGTTTTTCCTGTTAGCGCTGGATTCCGAAGAAAGGGAATCCCCTAGACCTAGAATAGAAGGAGCGTAGTAGCTCGACAGTAACAGACAGTCAGGGAGAGGAGCTAGAATAGAAGCACTGGCTTACGGGGAACTCACGCTTGTCGAACACTTTAGTTTAGTTCTATTTTATCGTGCCAGATCCTTATAGGACTTCTAAAGGGAACCCTTGACTTATTAGGATGATAGGGCCACTCCCGATACCACCCCTTCTTTCCCGCTACTGCCTTTCCTGTCTCAGCCAACCTGAGAGCCTCTAAAGTCAACCTGTCCAGCAGCTATTAGTCCATTCCATTCCGAACCCTTTCGAGTCGGCCTTAGTGGATGGGGTCTTTCATTCACTGTTGATTCGGTTCTATCGATATCGCAACGTGCGGAGACGCTCTTCCCAATAAATAGGGATGTTGGGGCACCCCCTGCTTGCCAAAGTCTTAGAGTTACGTCTTTGGGAGAGAGTTACTAGTGGAATACTAGTAACTTCACTCCCTTCCCTTGGTTGGAACTGCTATATCGCGGACAGGAACAGCAGACTCTGGCTCGGTCTAATATGCTATTCCCCTCTTTCCTTTCAAGGTACCAGACCCGTCTTAGCCTACCCTAACGTCTGATTAAAAGATCTCCCTGGCCGGGCCTATTGGCTAAACAAAAAAGGATTTTGTTCCCCTTCTTCCGATCTCTTGTTTCTCGGCTTTTTGGCTATAGCTCTCCAGTTTGGAAGAAAGGTTTGATTGCTGGAAATgaagttatataatataaatagtaaacaagGACCGGCCAAAGCCTTCGAAGTGAAATAGAGTTCAGAGTTCGAGTTCATGGACAGGACTGTAACAGCTACTAGTAACCTCTTCGCTTCGCTCGAGCAGCTCCGCACGTTGCGCTAACGAAAGAAGTAAGAGAAGCACCTTCCTTATCGTTTAAGGGTCTCAAGCCCAGCCCTCTCCTTATTTTATTGATGATAGGGCGAGTGACACTTATTTAGGGGCCAGAAAGAAAACGGAATAGCTAAGGCGCAGCACCTTATCCTCCCATCTATCTTTAAAGCAGTGGGTCCTTGTTCGGGTCTTCCTTATCTAGTCTGTCTATCAATTATTGATTTCAAGAAAGCAATTGAATTTCGTATACAAAGAAAGAGCATCTTCTCTAATCTCTGACGCTATCTATTCAACGACAGTCTCCATTCTAGGATTGAAGAACTGAAGGACCAAAGAGAGAGTGTAGAGCTCTTTTGTCTATTCTTTTGATTCGTCTTCTGCCCTTTCTTCGTCTACTGCTGCAACGGATGATTCCGTTTCTGCAGCTGTCTAATCTAATATCTAATATGGAATTTGCTGAAAAATCAGTCTGACTAGGATTTATTTGTTGACCTATTAGTCTAGAAAGACTAGAATCAAATAGATTGTTGTTGCCAGTCAGTCATAGCTGATTCATGGtaaaagacaattttataataactagGATTAGCAGATATCAATCTAAATAGCTTTACGAATTCGCCGGAGATAAGACTCCTAACATAGAGATAGGGATGTCGATTCCTAAAAAACGTGTTTGAA
Protein-coding sequences here:
- the LOC114172402 gene encoding uncharacterized protein LOC114172402, which encodes MEEQKKSFGFWGVPCRRGICPNENLGQGGDGGQGDQGGHGGQGGTVLQPPKLQRMDTPRPGGKGKEEGKGKEVEGKEKEDKDEKDNGGQGGTGSQQPKPKRPGTPYPNRPGGKGTEVNKFQWIERVKTVTLAFFVIVIWYFAIQFKWYFTIQFKWLFLTIAPCDAGDSLSSPLDQFEIIPLMDMKIGDLYFSFTNPSLFMLLTLSLVLLLFHFVTKNGGGKSVPNAWQSLVELIYDFVPNLVNEQIAGNVKQKFFPCILVTFTFSLFCNPQGMIPYSFTVTSHFLITLGLSFSIFIGITIVGFQRNGLHFLSFSLPAGVPLPLAPFLVLLELIPHCFRALSSGIRLFANMMAGHSSVKILSGSAWTMLCMNDLFYFIGDLGPLFIVLALTGPELGVAISQAHVSTISICIYLNDATNLHQTG